GGCGACCCTCGTGAAGAACCGCTTTCCTTCCTGAGACGGAGACTGCATGGCAAGCGGCGTCTCGTACTCATATTCCTGCAGCTCCAGGTTTGCCGGGATGATGTCGAGCAAGGGGAAGTTCGTCTTGCGGATGACATCTTCGGCCGGGGCGGGGTTGTCGTACCGGATCGCGTCGTAGAGGGAAGGGTTCTTGTCGAGTTCCGGCTGGAAGCCATGGAGGGCTGAAAGCGAAGCCTGCGGATCGAGATCCACCGTCAGGACCCTGTGACCGGTGAGCGCCAGGTGCTGCGCGAGGTGCGCAGTGGTGGTGGTCTTTCCCGATCCACCCTTGAAGTTGACGACCGCAATGACCTGCAGCTTCTCGCCAGGTTTGCGGTAGGGTACGTACTTCTTGGAATCCGATCGCCCGTGCTTATCGAGATAGTCCCGAAGCTCGGTCATCTGCTCGGCCGCGTAAAAGCGCCGCCCGCCGGCACCGACGAAAGGCTCAGGACCTTTCTTTTCAAGATGGAGGCGCTTCAGATTGTTCGGACTGATCCCAAGATAGTGTGCGACTTCGGCCATCGAGAACCGCCGAAGGGTCTTCTGTCCCTCCGTCGGAAACTTCTCGACGCGCAATTGGTCGAGCTTGCGCGAGATCTCGGCCCCCTGGGCAAGGATCTTGTCGTCAAACTCAAAACTTGGGAGAAATGCCATCTCCGCTTTGCCCCCGAATGAGAAAATAGCGCCATATTCGACCTTTCGGCCAATCTGGCGCCAGTATGAGCGATTCCCTTTCTCTGGCAAGCGATTTTGGGTTAACGAAACCTTAACGACATGCCCCGGTCCACTCCAATAAGATCACTCAGCAGAGCCTCACAGTCCGGATCCGCGGCGTCGAAAGTTACGTTTTCCAGCGTTTTCAATCGCTTACTTACTCCGAGGTTGGCATTCCGGGAGAACATTCAATGCCACGTGCCGCTGGCTTGATCCATGCAGAACCCTGAGGAGTTTCACAGTCGTGCATTGCGTCAAACTGGGTGAGTCGGCGCGACTGCCGCTTCCTTACGACGACTCACTTTCACCCGAGAACAGCTGCCTCTTAGCCGGCTATATGGCGTCCACGGTGACTCAAAGATCATTGACCGGCGGACGCGGCGAGTAGACAACCACAATCCCCTCCGATCGATCGTCTTTCTCGGCAGAGGCAACTATCACCGACGTGAATCCCTCGCGCCCAAACGATTCAGCCAATGAATTGGACGTGGGCACCGGAAGTCGGTGACAATCAGACATGGTCGAGCCGAAGCTCCAAGTTGTCTTTGAGCGCCGCGATTGCGTCCGCGACGTCGCGAGGTTTTATGTACTCGCTATAGAACCGTCGTTGTACGGTGATGCGGCGCTGATGCGCGCATGGGGGCGAATCGGCTCGCTCGGCCGACAACGACTTGACCTCTATGCGTCGGCCATTGAAGCAAGCGAAGCGCTCGAGGCCTGGCTCGCGCGAAAGGTCCGACGGGGCTACACGCCCGTCACTTCCAAGGTGACATTCCAGTCCAAGGGGCCATAGTCACCGGCAATTGCTGCCGCAGCTGCAAAGGAGCTTGCACAGCGGCATAGCACCGACCGTGTCGATACTCGGCGACCGAAGGCAGTATTCCTACTCTCTTGTCGGGTCGGCTTGGGTTGTTCTGGTTGTCACCGCCGATATCCCACTCATCTGAAAGACAGTGAGGGCGGTTCCGAGACGTTGGGTTCAACATCGGTGAAGAGATTAGGAAACAGCCGTTCCCTGAAATCGAGAGGGAAGGCAATGCGTACCGGTGCCTTCGGAGTGTCCGATTTTAGGAACCCGCGCTCGACCAGATCCGACAGCGTGCTCCGTGCCGTGCGCTCGGATGTCTTCAGCACGAAATTGGCCTCACCACGGGGCAGCCTACCGTGCCGCAATACGGCCGCCACCAGATCAGGTGCTCGTTTGTCGTCGACGACATCCTTTATTAGGGCGCGGTAGCGAGCATCGAGCCGTCCGAGGTCGAACATTGCGTTAGAGAACCGCACCTGGTCGAGCGCGACCGTAAGGAACCATTCGACGAAATCCTTGAGTGCCGATTCCGAAAGATTTCCTCGTCCATCACGGTCGCCCTGTCTGGGACTGTCGGCGTGATCCATCATGCGCTTGTATTCGCCACGATCTTTCAGGCCACGAGCGAGGCCACGAGATATCGACCACAAGCCGTTGCCTCCAATCCCGGCCTTGAGGGCCATGGCGTGAGACATCAGGCGGCTGACGCGACCGTTGCCGTCTGGAAACGGGTGGATGTAGTTGAGGCGGTGATGAGCTGACGCAATCGCTATGATCCGCAGGCTGGCCCGCTTTTCGGCCATCGCATACCGTTTCTGAAAATACTCCATAAAAGCCACCACCCTGTCAGATGATGGCGGCAAATGGCGGCCGACAGCGACATCATGATCCGCGGATAACCGGAACTCGCCGGGCACGATCTCGGTCTTGGTGCCGTTAGGTTTGTCGATGAACCGGAATTCCCCGGGCATCTCGTTGTAGAAGGCGCGGTGAACCCAACGGATGAAATCGATCGAAGTCGGGCTCGGCAGCTCGCCACGCAACCCCAGGCTGTCAATTGTCCTCTGCACTTCGACATGGGCCTTCGCCTCCAGGGCGAGGGGACGACGTTCAGGATCTATCTCGGCTCCGGCCAGTGCGCGCTCGATATCTCGAGGTCGGGTGTTGTGGCCTTCGATCAAATTCGAATAGTAAGAATTCATGACTCGTACGAGATCGGCCAATTCGTCGGCCGACTCGGGATGCAGGCCTCGGCCGAGTTCATCGGCGGCCTTCTGCAGCTCGATCGCAAGATCGGCCAGAGCGGTCGGCACCGCGTCGTCAAAAAACAGCGGTTCGATGCGGGCAGGGGTTTCAAGCATTCTTTGCCGATCTCTAGCGCGCCTCAATGGATTGCAATGTAAGGCATTAGAGGCAACAAGTCAGCACAATTGCCGATATTGGTTGCCGATCTCCCTTGCCGATATCGGCCGCCGATTAGGACGCGAAACGAATATGCCTCAAACGGCCGGCCGGACAGGGGAGCGATTCCGGACAGCCGCCACACAGCCGAAGCGTTCGGATATGTGAAGTCTAGCGTGGCGCTCCAACGAGTGGATATCCAGCGGCGCATACCGCGTTGGGTGGAAGCTTGGTCCGATCGGGTCACCGGGCAGCTTCTGCAAATCGATGAAAACGATCTCTGGATCGCCGCTCAAGCCGTCGAACGCAACCTCGTCGTCGTGAGTCCGGCCAGGTCAGAGACCAGTCCTCGATCTGTGATCCAAACGCCCGCGAGAACTCGTCGGTATTGTCGATGAAAAGCGTAAGTGTCTGAATCAGAATGTCCGCGGTGTTTTCAGGCCCTTGCAAGCCGTCGGGTGAGCATGCGGATGTTTGCGATGTGGACCTAGGCCTGTGCGGATTCGATGGTGCGCTCGAAGTCCTTGGCCAGCCTTCGGCACCTGCCGAGCCATGCAAAGGTTCGCTCGACGACCCATCGACGCGGCAGGACCTCGAAGCCTTTGGCGCTGTCCGACCGCTTGACGATCTGCATCGTGAACTTGCCGATCTTTTGCAAGGCGCCCCGCAGTTTCCGGCCGGCATAGCCTCCATCAGCGAAGACATGGCGCAACCACGGCCAGCGCTTGAGGATGGATGTCAGGACGGCAGGCGCGCCGTCGCGATCCTGGATGTCGGCGGCATGAACGACCACGCCGACCAGCAGGCCCGACGTGTCGACGACGATGTGGCGCTTGCGGCCCTTGACCTTCTTGCCCGCGTCGAAGCCCCGAATGCCGCCGCTTTCGGTGGTCTTCACGCTCTGGCTGTCGATCACGCCGGCGGACGGGCTCGCCTCCCGGCCTTCCCGTTCGCGCGCCGCCATGACGAGTTCATTGTTGATGGCCCGCAGCAGGCCTTCGTCGCGCCAGCGCCAGAAGTATTTCTGCACCGTCGAGAACGGCGGGAAGTCCTTCGGCAACAGGCGCCAGGCCCCGCCCGACGAAACCATGTAAAGCAGTCACGACCTCGCGCAAGTCCGTCTTGCGGGGCCGGCCGATACGGTTCGGCGCCGGCATCAGCGGCTCGATCAGCGCCCACTCCGCGTCCGTGAGATCGCTTGCGTAACGCTGGCAGCGCCGTTCATAGTGGGGGCGAGTGGTTTCGGTCCAGGGCATCATGATCTCCGTCGAATCTCAGCAATCCGACTGAATCACAACCCGCTGAAATCACTCACTTTTTTTTGGAGCAGACACTAAGACCAAGCGCTCCTGGCTACGGATGCGCGGGTGCTCAATGCGGGGCTCGATCTCGGTTTGCCCTTCAAACACCTCTTTCACCCCCTCGTACACCGGCTAGCTTGCATCCGACGCACAGAGCCATGTGCTCAGAGCGAGTCTGAGCTCATGGACGCAGAACAGCCCGTCCGGGATGCGTTCCGTGACCTTGGAACGACCGAAATTGGATCGTAAGCCGTTGTTGAGATAAGGCACTAACGGTCGCTGTCGATCCTTCAAGCTGAAGCGGACTTTCGCAGTCGGCCCCAGACAGGACGTCACCCAAGATTCGCGGTCGCTGCCGCGCAGCGCTCCCGCCTCGATCCTAAGGTTGGTCCGAACGCTTAGCCAAGCGAACGCCCCGACCGCCGCCGTTTTCTGGAATGAACTCTATCCCGCTCGCCTCGAAAGCTGCACGGATTGCGAGCAAGGTAGCAGGATGCGCGGACTTTCCATTTTCGATACGAGTGATCGTAGCGGCGGTCACTTGAGCATTCGCAGCCAAGTCTCTTACTCCCCACCTCAATGCCGCCCGCGCCATCCGAATTTGGTCTGCTGATATCAAATTATATCCTTGACATAATATCTCGGGTGGTCAAAATGCCGACCTGCAATGCAGCCGTGCAGGATGGGCAAACATCCCGCACGGCCTAACCAATACCAAGCTGTCTGGAGCTCGGATCATGGCTGATTCCGACAATACCACAACTTTGCCCTCCGTCACGCTTGCACGGGAGAGCCGGATGACGTCCACAAACCGCTCCGCTGATTGCGCACCGACCCACACGGACCCGGCCTTGGCGCTATCGCTGGCATGGACCGAGGCGCATGCCGCGATGGCGGAGCAATGTCTGAAGCAACAGCGGCTCGAGACCGAGCTGTTTGAGCGCAGGAGCTCCTCGGCGAGCGTCGACGGAAAACCTGCCAGCAGGGCAGGGGGCCGCGGCGGCACGAGGCGGGCCTATGCGCAGGCAAAGGCGGCCGAGGCACTGGCGGCTGCGCACGAACAAGAGCTGCTGGAGCGCCTTGCCCGGACGCCCGCACACTCGCTTGCCGGGATCGCCGCAAAGCTCTCCGTCATCGTGACCGAGGCGGAGGACAATACGGACCTGACGGATTTTCCGGTGCCGCACCTGCGCTCCGCCCTAGAGGATCTTCGGCGTTTGATGGAGCGGGCGAGCGTCGATGCATGTCCGGTTCCGGAGGACGGCCGCGAAGACCTCAGCGGACCTGGCCTTTGCCGCGCGCGACATCAAGCAATTCAACGGGAGAGGTGAAAATGGCTGCACAGGCCTTGAGGAAGATAGGGCTGTTCTGGATGGCGGCGGCGCTGCTGCTGAGCTGGAACGGCAACGCGTCAGCCGAAACGACCAAGGAACGAATCCTGCGGGAAGGGCGGATCGTCATCGGCATCCACAACCGCTCGCCCTGGGGCTTTCGCGACGACAAGACTGGCGAGCCGACGGGCTGGCATCCCGATATTCTCAGGGCCGCCTTCGCCGATCTCGGCGTCAGGAACCTGGAGTTCCAGGTGACCGAATTCGGAGCGCTCATCCCGGGCCTGCTGGCGGGCCGTTTCGACGCCGTCGCATCGGGCCTCGCGATTACCCCCGAACGCTGCAAGCAGGTCGCTTTCGGCGCGCCGGACCTGCAGGCGCCTGACGCGGCGATCGTGATCGCCGGCAATCCGAAGAAGATACACGGCTATGCGGACATCGCCGACCAGGAAGGGATCATCATGGGCGCCGGACGCGGCAGCGTCGTCACCACCAATGCCAAGGCAGCCGGCGTGCCCGAAAGTCGGATGCTGCTGTTCCCGGACATCGAGTCCAATCTCTCCGCGCTGCGGGCCGGCCGCATAGACACCGCACTCATGGCGTCGCCGACAGTCATCGGTCTTCTGGCCGGGAAGGGCGCAGACGGCCTCGAACGCGCCACGCCGTTCGACGTCGGCGAAGCGCATACCAACTTCGCGGCGATCGCCTTCCGAAAGGAGGATGTCGATCTGCGCGCCACCTACGATGAACAGCTGGCCAAGCTGAAAGACACTGAGGCCTTCGCCGCGATCATGAAGAAATACGGCTTCGGCGCGCCGGAGACGGTGCCGCCAGGCATCACCACCGCCGACCTCTGCAACAGGCAGCCATAGGGATGCCGATGAGCCTGTTCGACATCTGGCTAGGCATTCTGCAGGGGCTGGGCACGACGGCCGCCGTCACGGCCTACGGCCTTGTCTTCGCCGTTCCTTTTGCGCTGGTGTTCGGCGTCGCCCAGTTTCTCACGCGCGGCGTCGCGCGCCTGCTAGTCACGTCCGTCATCGAATTCTGGCGCAGTTCCGCCGTCATAATCCTGCTGTTCGTCTTCTACTACGCGCTCCCTGTCATCGGCATCACCCTGTCGGCCATGACGGTCAGCGCCATGGTTCTTGGGCTCAATGCCGGCGGCTATGCCAGCCAGGCGGTGCGCGCCGGGCTCCAGGCGCTCCCGTCCGGCCAGAGGGAGGCTGGCGCGGCGCTTGGCCTGTCGCGAGCGGCGATCCTCCTCCTGATCGAACTGCCACAGGCGCTGGTCGCGATGAGCCCGACCTTCGTCAACACGGTGATCCAGCTGGTGAAGGCGACGGCGCTGGTATCGCTGGTGACGCTGACCGACATGACTTTCCGCGCCAAGGAAATCGCGCAGGTCGAGTACAATCCGGTTGGGATCTACACGGCGCTGCTCCTCGCCTTCTTCGTCGTCTGTTATCCCATCGCCCTGGCAGGACGCTGGCTGGAATCGCGCATCGCCACACCCGGGAGCCGCGCCGGTGGGATTTGATCTGGCCTTCGCCCTGTCAAGCGTGCCGACGATTCTCGGCGCGGTCGGTACGACCCTTGGTGTGGCGCTGGTCAGCTGTGCAGGTGCTGGCGCAATCGGCTTCTTCTTCGAGATGGTACGTCGCGGCGGCGGCATTGCCGGCCTTATGGTGGGCTTCGTGATCGACTTCATCCGGTCGACACCTGTGCTGGCCTGGCTCTATTTTCTGTATTTCGTCCTCCCCTTCTACGGCATTCGCCTCGGCTCGATGACAGTCGGTGTCATGGGCCTCAGCCTCTATTACAGCGGCTATCTGGCTGAGGTCTTCAAGGCGGGAATCGATGCCATCCCGAAGGGCCAGTCGGAAGCAGCCAGGGCCCTGTCGCTCGGCCGGCGCGACACCGTGATCTTCGTGATCGGGCCCCAGATGATGCGCAACATCGCAGCCCCGCTCGGCAATTACTTCGTCTCGATCCTGAAGGCGACGCCCTATCTGGCGGTGCTGGCGGTTCCCGAAATGTTGGGACGCGCCTTCGATATCGCCTCCGAAACCTATCGCTACGCCGAGCCGCTGAGCGTGGCTGCACTGATCTTCCTGGCGCTCGCCCTGGTCATTTCCCACGGCGTCAAGCGACTGGAGCGGCGGCTGCTTGCAGTCGGCACACGATAGATCACGACAACTCAGGTCAAACCATGCTCGCACATTCGGAAATCATCGTCGGCATCGAGGGCCTCAACAAATGGTTTGGCGCGCTCCACGTGCTGAACAACATCGACCTCGACGTTGCAAGCGGCGCGCGCGTCGTCGTGTGCGGACCATCAGGCTCGGGCAAATCAACCCTCATCCGCTGCATCAACGGTCTCGAGAGCTATCAGGAAGGCACACTTCGTCTCGCCGGAACGACGCTTGGCCTCAATGCCGCGGAGACCGCCGCCGCGCGCCGCCAGACCGGCATGGTGTTCCAGAGTTTCAATCTTTTTCCCCACCTGACCGTGCTGTCCAACTGCACGCTGGCGCTGCGGCGCGTCGCCGGCCGAAGCCGCAGCGAGGCGGAAGATATCGCCATGGCCCATCTGGAAAAGGTCAGGATACCGGAGAAGGCCATGTCCTATCCCGGCCAGCTCTCCGGCGGCCAGCAGCAGCGCGTGGCGATTGCCCGGGCACTGTGCCTCAACCCCCGCATCATGCTCTTCGACGAACCGACCTCGGCGCTCGATCCGGAGATGATCAAGGAGGTGCTCGACGTCATGGTCGCGCTGGCCCGTGACGGCATGACGATGGTCTGCGTCACCCATGAGATGGGCTTCGCCCGTGAAGTCGCCGATCAGGTCGTCTTCATGGATGGCGGGCGTATCCTCGACCGCGCGCCGGCGCGCGACTTCTTCGGCGCATCAGGGCATCCCCGCTCGCGCCTGTTCCTGGAAACGATCCTGAAGCACTGAGGAAGCGTCGATGACGGGGTACACACAAGTTTGGGCGCCGCTGGACTTCGAGGCGGACGGAAAGCAATGCGATTGGCTGCGTGTGCCCCACTCGACTGACCTGTCGGGTTATGGCGTGGTGCCGATCCCCATCGTGTGCATCAGGAACGGCAAAGGTCCCACGGCCCTGCTCCTGGCTGGCAGCCATGGCGACGAATACGAAGGACAGGTCGCGCTTGCCGCGCTGGCGCGCGACATCGAACCGGCGGATGTAAGGGGCCGGATCATCATCCTGCCCGCGCTGAACGCGCCCGCCGTCGGGGCCGGCCGGCGCGTCTCGCCGCTGGACGAAGGCAATCTCAACAGATCCTTCCCCGGCGACCCGGTAGGGGGCCCGACCGAGATGATTGCACACTACGTCACCACCGTACTGCTCGCCATGGCGGACCTTGCCATCGACCTCCACGCCGGTGGGCGATCATGCGACTACCTGCCATGCGCCCTGATCCGAAGCGGGGGAACTGAGAACGGGCAACGGGAGCTGACCGATCTGGCGATTGCGTTCGGTGCGCCGGTCACCTCCATCAGCGACGGTTCCGGAGGCGGCGGCAGAACCACATTCTCGGCAGTCGGGCAGAGCCTAGGAGTGCCTGTCCTCACAGCCGAACTCGGTGGCCGCGCTACCCTGTCGCGGGAAGGGCTGGCAATTGCAGAACAGGGACTTCGGCGGGTCCTGAAGCGCGCTGGCATCCTGCCGGGCATCGAGACCGACACCGCCCCGCCGACCCGTTTCATGCGTGTTCGGAGCAGGGGGGCCTTCGTCTATGCGATGGGCAGAGGATTGTTCGAACCCGCAGCCGAACTCGGCGCTATGGTCGAGGCCGGCCAGTTGGCTGGGGTGATCCATGCCATCGATCGGCCGTGGCAAGCTCCGGAGCCTATCGCCTTCACCGAGGATGGAATGGTTGCCTGCCGCCGTGCGCCCATGCTTACCGTGGCGGGCGATTGCCTTTACAAGCTTCTGGTCGAAGCCGAGCCCGGCTAATCACGACAAAGGCGATCGATCGGGGCCATCATGATCCGTTGGCGCCCGAGCAGGCCTTCGACAATGCGCCCCGTGGGGGTCAAACCGCAGGCGATGTTCAGGCCCAAGGCTGCGGCATTGTTGACGTTCACGCTCGACATGATAAGCGGGATCGTCGGCCGTTCCTTTGCGATCCATCGCGCCGCGAGGCGGATTGCCGCCTTGCCGTAGCCGCGACCCTGCAATCTGATGTCGATCCTGAGGTTGTTCAGAGTCATGCAGCCCCTCTCTGCCCAGTCGGGCAGGGCCGCCGCTTCCCGTGCAACGATGAAACCGACAACGCGATCATCATCGAAAAGCGCAAATGGCGTTTGGCGTGGCGGCGAGGCGCGCAACTGATCGAAGATGCCAGCGATCGATCCGCCGGAATAGGGCTCCTTGTCGGGATCGACAGCTATGCCGGAGACCATTGCTTCATCGTTGAGACCGATCTCACGCAACACGGCCCTCATTCTGGCACACTCCCATCCCGATGAATCCAAGGTCAGGCTTTCATACTCGCGCCTGTCCAGGTCTGCCGAAATCCCGGGATGGACACGAGGGTCCCAATCGGGGCGAGACGAATCCTGACCGACCGCACGGTGCGGACAACCTCATGGCCGATCGTCGCCTTCGGCCGCT
Above is a genomic segment from Mesorhizobium sp. containing:
- the repA gene encoding plasmid partitioning protein RepA; translated protein: MAFLPSFEFDDKILAQGAEISRKLDQLRVEKFPTEGQKTLRRFSMAEVAHYLGISPNNLKRLHLEKKGPEPFVGAGGRRFYAAEQMTELRDYLDKHGRSDSKKYVPYRKPGEKLQVIAVVNFKGGSGKTTTTAHLAQHLALTGHRVLTVDLDPQASLSALHGFQPELDKNPSLYDAIRYDNPAPAEDVIRKTNFPLLDIIPANLELQEYEYETPLAMQSPSQEGKRFFTRVARALDSVSERYDVVVVDCPPQLGYLTLSALSAATSVLITVHPQMLDLMSMSQFLLMLGNIMKSIKNAGAKVQLDWLRYLITRYEPTDIPQAQMVGFMQSMLAEEILKSPMLKSTAISDAGLTKQTLYEVERSNFNRDTYDRAIDSMDAVNFEIQGLIHQAWGRL
- a CDS encoding WGR domain-containing protein, producing the protein MVEPKLQVVFERRDCVRDVARFYVLAIEPSLYGDAALMRAWGRIGSLGRQRLDLYASAIEASEALEAWLARKVRRGYTPVTSKVTFQSKGP
- a CDS encoding Fic family protein, with amino-acid sequence MLETPARIEPLFFDDAVPTALADLAIELQKAADELGRGLHPESADELADLVRVMNSYYSNLIEGHNTRPRDIERALAGAEIDPERRPLALEAKAHVEVQRTIDSLGLRGELPSPTSIDFIRWVHRAFYNEMPGEFRFIDKPNGTKTEIVPGEFRLSADHDVAVGRHLPPSSDRVVAFMEYFQKRYAMAEKRASLRIIAIASAHHRLNYIHPFPDGNGRVSRLMSHAMALKAGIGGNGLWSISRGLARGLKDRGEYKRMMDHADSPRQGDRDGRGNLSESALKDFVEWFLTVALDQVRFSNAMFDLGRLDARYRALIKDVVDDKRAPDLVAAVLRHGRLPRGEANFVLKTSERTARSTLSDLVERGFLKSDTPKAPVRIAFPLDFRERLFPNLFTDVEPNVSEPPSLSFR
- a CDS encoding helix-turn-helix transcriptional regulator codes for the protein MARAALRWGVRDLAANAQVTAATITRIENGKSAHPATLLAIRAAFEASGIEFIPENGGGRGVRLAKRSDQP
- the ehuB gene encoding ectoine/hydroxyectoine ABC transporter substrate-binding protein EhuB, with product MAAQALRKIGLFWMAAALLLSWNGNASAETTKERILREGRIVIGIHNRSPWGFRDDKTGEPTGWHPDILRAAFADLGVRNLEFQVTEFGALIPGLLAGRFDAVASGLAITPERCKQVAFGAPDLQAPDAAIVIAGNPKKIHGYADIADQEGIIMGAGRGSVVTTNAKAAGVPESRMLLFPDIESNLSALRAGRIDTALMASPTVIGLLAGKGADGLERATPFDVGEAHTNFAAIAFRKEDVDLRATYDEQLAKLKDTEAFAAIMKKYGFGAPETVPPGITTADLCNRQP
- a CDS encoding amino acid ABC transporter permease yields the protein MSLFDIWLGILQGLGTTAAVTAYGLVFAVPFALVFGVAQFLTRGVARLLVTSVIEFWRSSAVIILLFVFYYALPVIGITLSAMTVSAMVLGLNAGGYASQAVRAGLQALPSGQREAGAALGLSRAAILLLIELPQALVAMSPTFVNTVIQLVKATALVSLVTLTDMTFRAKEIAQVEYNPVGIYTALLLAFFVVCYPIALAGRWLESRIATPGSRAGGI
- a CDS encoding amino acid ABC transporter permease, giving the protein MGFDLAFALSSVPTILGAVGTTLGVALVSCAGAGAIGFFFEMVRRGGGIAGLMVGFVIDFIRSTPVLAWLYFLYFVLPFYGIRLGSMTVGVMGLSLYYSGYLAEVFKAGIDAIPKGQSEAARALSLGRRDTVIFVIGPQMMRNIAAPLGNYFVSILKATPYLAVLAVPEMLGRAFDIASETYRYAEPLSVAALIFLALALVISHGVKRLERRLLAVGTR
- a CDS encoding amino acid ABC transporter ATP-binding protein translates to MLAHSEIIVGIEGLNKWFGALHVLNNIDLDVASGARVVVCGPSGSGKSTLIRCINGLESYQEGTLRLAGTTLGLNAAETAAARRQTGMVFQSFNLFPHLTVLSNCTLALRRVAGRSRSEAEDIAMAHLEKVRIPEKAMSYPGQLSGGQQQRVAIARALCLNPRIMLFDEPTSALDPEMIKEVLDVMVALARDGMTMVCVTHEMGFAREVADQVVFMDGGRILDRAPARDFFGASGHPRSRLFLETILKH
- a CDS encoding succinylglutamate desuccinylase/aspartoacylase family protein, encoding MTGYTQVWAPLDFEADGKQCDWLRVPHSTDLSGYGVVPIPIVCIRNGKGPTALLLAGSHGDEYEGQVALAALARDIEPADVRGRIIILPALNAPAVGAGRRVSPLDEGNLNRSFPGDPVGGPTEMIAHYVTTVLLAMADLAIDLHAGGRSCDYLPCALIRSGGTENGQRELTDLAIAFGAPVTSISDGSGGGGRTTFSAVGQSLGVPVLTAELGGRATLSREGLAIAEQGLRRVLKRAGILPGIETDTAPPTRFMRVRSRGAFVYAMGRGLFEPAAELGAMVEAGQLAGVIHAIDRPWQAPEPIAFTEDGMVACRRAPMLTVAGDCLYKLLVEAEPG
- a CDS encoding GNAT family N-acetyltransferase, producing MLREIGLNDEAMVSGIAVDPDKEPYSGGSIAGIFDQLRASPPRQTPFALFDDDRVVGFIVAREAAALPDWAERGCMTLNNLRIDIRLQGRGYGKAAIRLAARWIAKERPTIPLIMSSVNVNNAAALGLNIACGLTPTGRIVEGLLGRQRIMMAPIDRLCRD